One window from the genome of Maylandia zebra isolate NMK-2024a linkage group LG18, Mzebra_GT3a, whole genome shotgun sequence encodes:
- the LOC112432596 gene encoding uncharacterized protein LOC112432596, with amino-acid sequence MEIFLTKGGTRGKKIRGLMLAISKHDNIHTRRACILKSLCIHLNEDYEKLIKEYLDTDSEAKSCMEQTVMGVYVIQKEGAEPEDDPEDVGVVIEGVEANTDLGNIAQACALLFGLIYRLNLSYPPELKCTFEVLQKILLNLDGQKLSSKVQFLKNKLMG; translated from the exons ATGGAAATCTTTCTGACCAAAGGAGGGACACGTGGAAAGAAAATAAGAGGTCTCATGCTTGCCATCTCCAAG caTGACAACATCCATACCAGACGAGCATGCATCTTGAAGTCTTTGTGCATCCACCTAAACGAAGACTATGAGAAGTTAATAAAGGAGTACTTG GATACGGACAGCGAGGCAAAAAGCTGCATGGAGCAAACTGTGATGGGGGTGTACGTCATCCAGAAGGAGGGTGCTGAACCTGAAGATGACCCAGAGGACGTTGGTGTCGTGATTGAGGGTGTGGAGGCTAACACTGATTTGGGTAACATTGCACAAGCATGTGCTCTGTTGTTTGGACTCATATACCGTTTGAACCTGAGCTACCCACCAGAACTTAAATGCACCTTTGAAGTCCTCCAGAAGATACTTTTAAATCTTGATGGACAAAAGCTGTCTTCAAAGGTACAGTTTCTGAAAAACAAGCTTATGGGGTGA